In Methanosphaera sp. WGK6, the sequence CACTTGATGCTACATCTAATCCTGGTCTTACTAAAACACCAGTTTCATCAGTGATTTCTTCACATGAAGATGTTTGAATTTCAAGAGCTTCTTCATTTGTTAAGTTAGGAGCCCATCCACCTTCATCTCCTTTTCCACCAGTGAAAGTTTTATCTTTTTCTTGGATTTTAGCTTTGATTCTTCTGTGAACATTAATGTTAGTTGTAATTGCTTCAGTTATATTAGAAGCTCCTACTGGAATTACTAAAAATTCTTGAATATCTGGTGCATTTGTACCAGCATGTGCTCCACCATTAATCATGTTTCCTAATGGGAAAGGAATTGATGTTGGCATAATTCCACCTAGGAATTTATATAATGGGAGATTGTAACTTGATGCTGCTGCTTTAGCTGTTGCCATAGAAACAGCTACTGCTGTATTTCCACCAATTAGTGAGAAATTATCAGTTCCATCGATTTCGTGTAATACATTGTCAATTTCTCTTAAATCTTCTGCTTCCATTCCTATAATTTCAGATGATATTAAATCTTCTACATCTTCAATTACTTGATCTACTCCACCATCAGGAAATGATGCTACTTCGTTGATTCCAGTACTAGCTCCACTAGGTGCTGCTGCTCTTCCAAATCCATTCCATGTTAAAACATC encodes:
- the eno gene encoding phosphopyruvate hydratase, coding for MDSVIEDVRLRKIIDSRGNPTVEADVLTWNGFGRAAAPSGASTGINEVASFPDGGVDQVIEDVEDLISSEIIGMEAEDLREIDNVLHEIDGTDNFSLIGGNTAVAVSMATAKAAASSYNLPLYKFLGGIMPTSIPFPLGNMINGGAHAGTNAPDIQEFLVIPVGASNITEAITTNINVHRRIKAKIQEKDKTFTGGKGDEGGWAPNLTNEEALEIQTSSCEEITDETGVLVRPGLDVASSEFWNEEEQKYVYEREGTSRTVEEQIDYIADLIDTYKFFYVEDPIQENDFEAFAELTSKSGKDCLICGDDLFVTNADILAKGIEAHAGNSLIIKPNQIGTLTDTYNTIKLAKANKYVPVVSHRSGETTDETIAHLAVAFNAPVIKTGAAGGERIAKLNELVRIEEELVNPKMADL